Genomic window (Thermus antranikianii DSM 12462):
CCTCCTCCTCCGTGTACCCCCGGGCCAGAAGCTCCTGCCGCAGGACCTCCGTGGCGGCGAGGCCGAAGGGGTAGGTCCTGCCGGGGCCCTCGTCCGCCCGCACCACCTGCACGGAGACGCTTCGGTAGAGGGTGTCCCCCAGGAGGAGGACGAGGAGGCCGATGGCCAGCACCAGGGGCAGGACCAGGGCCCGGGCGAAGGTCCGGTCAATGCGGGTCTTCCAGGGGTCGGTGCCGAAGGCTTCGGGGGAAGGGGAGGATAGGGTCCTATTCATATCGCTCCCGGTAGCGTTCCACCACGTACTGGGCCAGGATGTTGAGGAAGAGGGTCAGGAGGAAGAGGGTGAAGCCCACGGCGAAGAGGGCGTAGAAGCCGGTGGAGCCGGTGGGCTGGTCCCCGGTGGCCGCCTGGACGATGTAGCTGGTCATGGTGGCGATGGTCTCCCGCGGGTCCAGGGTGAGGATGGGCCGCTGGCCGGCGGCGATGGCCACGATCATGGTCTCGCCGATGGCCCGGCTGGTGGCCAGGATGATGGCGGCGATGATGCCCGAGATGGCCGCGGGGAAGACCACCCGCAGGGCCACCTCGTAGGGCCTGGCCCCCAGGGCGTAGGCGGCTTCGCGGATGGAGCGGGGCACGGACTCCATGGCGTCGGCGGCCACGTTGGAGATGTAGGGGATGATGGCGAAGCCCATCACCAGCCCGGCGGAGAGGGGGTTGAAGATGTTCAGGTCAGGGATGACCCGTTGCAGCAGGGGGGTGACGAAGAGCAGGGCGAAGTAGCCGAAGACCACGGTGGGGATGCCCTCAAAGAGCTCCAGGGTGCCCTTGATGCGGGCCCGGGCGGCCCCGGAGGCGTACTCCGAGAGGTAGATGGCCAGGGCCAGGCCCAGGGGCACGGCCACCAGGAGGGCGATGAGGGTGACCAGGAAGGTCCCGGCGATGAGGGGGCTGATGCCGTAGCGGGGGTCGGCGAAGAGGGGGGTCCACTCGGGGGCGAAGAGGAACTCCGTGAGGGGCACCCGGCGGAAGAACTGGGCCACGTCCCCTACCAGGCTCAGGATCACCCCCAGGGTGGTGAGGAGGGTGATGGAGGAGAGGAAGACCAGGAGGGCGAAGGTGAGCACCTCCTTGGGGTTCCTCGAGGGCCTTTGCTTCAGGATCTCCATGCCTTTCCCATTCTAAGGGGGTGGGGGAAACTCCCCCACCCCCAGGGGTCAGCGGGGCTACTGCACTTCCTTCCGCAGCT
Coding sequences:
- the pstC gene encoding phosphate ABC transporter permease subunit PstC, whose protein sequence is MEILKQRPSRNPKEVLTFALLVFLSSITLLTTLGVILSLVGDVAQFFRRVPLTEFLFAPEWTPLFADPRYGISPLIAGTFLVTLIALLVAVPLGLALAIYLSEYASGAARARIKGTLELFEGIPTVVFGYFALLFVTPLLQRVIPDLNIFNPLSAGLVMGFAIIPYISNVAADAMESVPRSIREAAYALGARPYEVALRVVFPAAISGIIAAIILATSRAIGETMIVAIAAGQRPILTLDPRETIATMTSYIVQAATGDQPTGSTGFYALFAVGFTLFLLTLFLNILAQYVVERYRERYE